A single genomic interval of Cucumis sativus cultivar 9930 chromosome 5, Cucumber_9930_V3, whole genome shotgun sequence harbors:
- the LOC101202915 gene encoding putative pentatricopeptide repeat-containing protein At5g08310, mitochondrial translates to MELEFLIYIPMALFKTTLANPSLSKSGKFTNSFAVASRIFSKNLSYVSQPYRSICTEVINVLPPLDETYISNNFISLFSQQKFSLDDPQLKNLAPSLNPRIVETVLNGLGSWKIAHMFFTWASKQHGYRHNCNTFNAIASILSHARKNAPLRAVAMDVLNFRCSMTPRALGVFLRCLGSVGLVEEANYLFDQVRSMDLCIPNNYSYNCLLEILSKTNSIDSIENRLMEMKDFGWEVDKYTLTPVLMAYCNAGKFDKALIVFNDMHERGWVDGYVFSILALAFSKWGEVDRTMQFIDRMEDQNLMLNGKTFYALIHGFVKESREDMALKLLEKMLKLGFTLDVSIYDVLIGGLCKKRAFEKAMALFFKMKMLGITPDVQILAKLVASSPEERVVIMLLGERPKDINDEGMIFLFNSVLKFLVNAGKVESTCYLLQLMMGNESRSDNIHILDIHQTFKKLLPNTASFNIVIHGLLKTTSKLDQDAALSLFEDMVQLGCERDQLLYNNLIDALCKSDRLKESYKLLRDMEQSRLQPTHFTYNSIFGCLCRREDTVGAIELLREMRGHGHEPWIKHSTLLVKQLCKNGRAIEASNFLADMVCEGFLPDIVSYSAAMDGLVKINKLDRALELFQDICTRGCRPDVVSHNILIKGYCKAGKVNEAYNFLHKMRVAGLVPSAVSYNLLINEWCKNGDIDKAILCLSQMNEENKKPTIISYTTLINGCCNSGRPDDAKILWNEMQEKGCSPNRITYMAIVHGLCKCGKPDEALVYYHSMEEKEMKPDSYVSVALIDAFISKHNFSMAFNILKETIEKGNIPDPTDKNYVTIKDAIFKLSKDEQTGLEVKALIEKGRIPTISVSCLSS, encoded by the coding sequence ATGGAACTTGAATTTCTCATCTACATTCCAATGGCGCTTTTCAAAACTACGCTTGCCAATCCAAGCCTTTCCAAGTCTGGAAAATTCACTAATTCTTTTGCCGTTGCTTCACGTATTTTTAGCAAAAATCTCTCCTATGTTTCTCAACCATATAGATCAATTTGTACAGAAGTAATCAATGTTCTCCCTCCTCTGGATGAAACCTATATCAGTAATAACTTCATTTCCCTCTTTAGCCAACAAAAATTTTCCCTTGATGACCCTCAGCTGAAAAATTTAGCTCCAAGTCTCAACCCTCGAATTGTTGAAACTGTCTTGAATGGCTTGGGGAGTTGGAAGATTGCTCATATGTTCTTCACTTGGGCCTCAAAACAACATGGGTACAGACATAATTGTAATACTTTCAATGCCATTGCATCAATCCTATCACATGCTAGAAAAAATGCCCCACTACGAGCCGTTGCTATGGATGTCCTGAACTTTCGTTGTTCGATGACCCCTAGAGCTTTGGGAGTCTTTTTAAGATGTTTGGGAAGTGTGGGGTTGGTTGAGGAAGCTAACTATTTGTTTGATCAGGTTAGATCAATGGATTTGTGTATcccaaataattatagttataattgtttgttggaaatttTGTCCAAGACAAATTCTATTGATTCCATTGAGAACAGGTTGATGGAGATGAAAGATTTCGGGTGGGAAGTGGACAAGTACACATTGACACCAGTTTTGATGGCTTATTGCAATGCTGGCAAGTTTGACAAAGCTCTAATAGTGTTTAATGATATGCATGAGAGAGGTTGGGTTGATGGGTATGTCTTTTCGATCTTGGCATTAGCTTTTAGCAAGTGGGGTGAGGTAGATAGAACAATGCAATTCATAGACAGAATGGAAGATCAGAATCTTATGTTAAATGGAAAAACATTCTATGCTTTGATTCATGGTTTTGTGAAGGAATCCAGAGAGGATATGGCTCTTAAGTTGCTTGAGAAAATGCTGAAATTGGGTTTTACTCTTGATGTTTCAATCTATGATGTGCTAATAGGAGGGCTTTGTAAGAAGAGGGCATTTGAGAAAGCAATggctttgttttttaagatGAAGATGCTTGGAATTACGCCTGATGTTCAGATACTTGCAAAGCTGGTAGCATCTTCTCCAGAAGAAAGAGTTGTGATCATGTTACTTGGGGAAAGACCAAAAGATATAAATGATGAAGGTAtgatctttcttttcaatagtGTGCTGAAATTTCTTGTTAATGCTGGAAAAGTAGAGAGTACTTGTTATTTGCTTCAGCTTATGATGGGAAATGAATCTCGTAGTGATAATATTCACATTTTGGACATCCACCAAACTTTTAAGAAGTTACTTCCTAATACTGCCTCGTTCAATATCGTAATTCATGGTCTGCTAAAGACAACAAGTAAGTTGGATCAGGATGCAGCATTAAGCCTCTTTGAAGATATGGTTCAACTTGGTTGTGAACGAGACCAGTTACTTTACAACAATTTGATAGATGCACTGTGCAAATCAGATAGATTGAAGGAAAGTTATAAGCTTTTGAGAGACATGGAGCAATCGAGACTTCAGCCGACACATTTTACCTATAATTCAATATTTGGGTGCCTATGTAGGAGAGAGGATACTGTAGGAGCCATTGAATTATTGAGGGAGATGCGGGGTCATGGGCATGAGCCATGGATAAAACATTCTACACTCCTCGTGAAACAGCTGTGTAAGAATGGGCGAGCTATTGAAGCTTCTAATTTTCTTGCTGATATGGTTTGTGAAGGCTTCTTGCCTGATATAGTTTCCTACTCTGCTGCCATGGATGGCCTAgtcaaaattaacaaactgGATCGTGCTCTTGAGCTGTTTCAAGACATTTGTACTCGTGGTTGTCGTCCAGATGTGGTTTCTCATAACATATTGATAAAAGGCTATTGTAAAGCTGGAAAAGTTAATGAAGCCTAcaattttcttcacaaaatgAGAGTGGCAGGGCTTGTTCCTTCAGCTGTTAGCTATAATCTTCTTATTAATGAATGGTGCAAAAATGGTGATATTGATAAGGCCATCCTTTGTCTTTCCCAAATGAATGAAGAGAACAAGAAACCAACCATCATCTCTTACACGACTTTGATTAATGGATGTTGCAATTCTGGAAGGCCTGACGATGCCAAAATACTTTGGAATGAAATGCAGGAAAAAGGTTGTTCCCCAAACAGGATCACTTACATGGCAATTGTGCACGGTCTTTGCAAGTGTGGAAAGCCTGATGAAGCTCTAGTTTATTACCATAGTatggaagaaaaggaaatgaaaccTGACAGTTATGTATCTGTTGCATTGATTGATGCTTTCATATCGAAACATAACTTTTCCATGGCTTTTAACATATTAAAGGAGACAATTGAGAAAGGAAACATTCCCGATCCAACCGACAAGAACTATGTAACCATAAAAGATGCAATCTTTAAATTATCTAAAGATGAACAAACTGGCTTGGAAGTCAAAGCTCTTATTGAGAAGGGCAGGATTCCAACTATTAGTGTTTCATGTTTGAGCAGCTGA
- the LOC116403830 gene encoding uncharacterized protein LOC116403830, with translation MLLKSDANVKVTATCIRVPVMRAHAGSINRQFENPHDENTAREILKNAPGVVIIDDRKANQFPTPLKVSNKDDIAVGRIRQDVSLDGNKGLDIFICGDQIRKGAALNAVQIAELLL, from the exons ATGCTCCTCAAGAGTGATGCAAATGTTAAAGTTACTGCCACTTGTATACGAGTTCCTGTCATGCGTGCACACGCCGGGAGTATAAATCGTCAATTTGAGAATCCCCATGATGAG AATACAGCCAGAGAGATTCTGAAAAATGCTCCTGGAGTGGTCATCATTGACGACCGGAAAGCCAACCAGTTTCCCACGCCCTTGAAAGTATCAAACAAAGATGACATTGCAGTTGGAAGGATTAGACAGGATGTTTCACTTGATGGAAATAAAGG ATTGGACATCTTCATCTGTGGGGATCAAATTCGCAAGGGTGCAGCCCTTAATGCAGTTCAGATCGCCGAGTTGTTACTTTAA